The Dermacentor variabilis isolate Ectoservices chromosome 4, ASM5094787v1, whole genome shotgun sequence genome contains the following window.
AAGCCGGGCCGAGGCGTGGTTCAGGACCTTTTTAAGattcgcaagaaaaagaaagaaaaaaggcattTACAGACCTATGCAAACTCTTAGTAGGATGTCATGCTTGAAGAACAAGTAACGCTCAAAGCGTACGCTCTAGAGCTCCGCAGGAATCCCAGATGCTGTCTTCATCTGGCGCCGAAGCCTTCAGAAATACCACTCAATTGAGTCTGCAAAAGTGCAAGGAAATTGCTAGAAACGGGGAAGGCTGTGATCCGCGCCTACCGCACGCTTTACTTAAGGGTTCATTACAAATTAGGTAATTTAGGGAATTTGGATTTTAGCACATACCCTTTAAGGTTTTTACCACTATCTGCTCCCGTTCGACttggtttctgcaaaacttgCTTCGTGGGCGATTGTTTGCACGTCAACTACAGGCTCCTTGTTTTACAGGCATGGACGAACTGTTTTCAACAGCTGACATCTGCGCGTACAGATGTGGTACCAGCCGGAAAAGACGGAACTTAAGGACACGGTTTGTGTTTCCTACAACTcccggcttcttttttttttccctttcctttttttcaggcGCTAACTCATACCGATCCATTAGACTTCAAGCAGTGGTGTGAGGTGTGTGAAGATGTCGACGATGTCACTATATAAAGAAAAATAAGACAACTTTATTTAAGGACAATCCTCGCCCGGGTTGTTTTCATTTGCGGAGGTGTTGCTTGCGGGGGCGCAATTTAATACCTGGCGCCGCCATGCTTTCCGCCTCAAGCCCGAACAGCAGATCCTTACGACGCTGCCATGATCGACTGTTTCCACTGAAGTTGTGCGAACATAATGTCAGCGCGCAGTTTTTGCCCACAGCTTGCTAAATTCGGAATAATACTTTTCTCGGCATTGTGTTTTCCCAATTACTACTTCGCGCAAGAGATCTGCTGGTGAATACAGCGCCAATTATATCCTATACTAATGGTATGACTAACGTGCGTGCTTAAACGCCCTCTCGCCTCACTCGTCGTCAACGCACGTGTCGTTCCTTTGTTTCTTGGTCGCTGAGATGAAGGCTTAGTTCACGATAACCCTTCACAAATGCACAGGACGGGTGTGTTTCGGCTATTTTCTTTCATAGAGGAATATACAAAAGGAATTAACTACCTTTCTCCCAGTTTGTCACTACATTTATCCATCTCTCTTTGCTCATGTGGCATTGCGATCAGCTGTGTTCGTCTGCTGGCCACACAAGCGCGCTTTACTCTCCGTATTTACTCGGTTTCACCACGCAGAGAAATATTATTTTGGAGACGTGAAGGTTGGGCGAGGTaggtgcagcgcagtaactgtctatcagcggaggacacctcaaccgcgctgcactgGGGCGTAGGGATAGGAAGGTGGGAGCgcgagcagcggcagcagcaggagtgTCGAGGACGCAGAAAGGAGATGGGGAAGTGGCGATCGGCGCAAGGCCTGCATCGTCAGCGTATACGTCAAGACAGCACGGAGAAGCACGCTGTGATTGGACTTTATGCAGGCCGAGGGGATATATTCCATTCCTGAGCAAGGGATCTTTTGCTCGCGATAGACCTTTGCGAGACCCGCTCTTGGGGAAGATGAAGCTGGGCGCTCGCAGAGCCGCCGTCCCTGCGTTTCGAGAGTGCACCGTTAGCCAGGGCGGCAGAGGTTGAGGGGGCGTAAGGAGATTGGAAAACATAACAGGCGTACGATAGGTTCGATTGGTGCAGGACTGTCAGGGATAAGTGAAGGCGTCGGAAGCCAACGTTTACGTGAACGCGACGGCGACGCGTCGTACGTCGTATCGCAGAAGCAGGTTCATGCGCCAGACAATGCTATATAGAGAAGGGTAGATCAGATCACGTGGTGCGTGCAAATGTGGGGGTGTCGCATCATGACAGGGACAGGGAAAACGAGACGCCTTCACGCGTATGTTTTTCTCCACGCACCGGCGAAATTCAATCGCCGGAAGCAGATTCCGGGTGCCGTCGCGCGAGGTATGACGTGTGACATGGTTTCGCGTTGTAATATTCCGACCCCCTGAGCAGTGCGATATGCTGTTGCCTTCGTGTGAAAGTGGCTAGAAAGTGCTAGACATATGTCCTGCAAATGGACTTGAAGCAGGCTCATGACGATAAAAAAATGCTCATGGATCGAACCTAAAGTGGTTTGACAGCAATGTACTGCATCCTGAACACCATGTTGCCAGACGACCTCGGTGCTTTTTCATTACTCCTTACTCAGTGTTTCGGTTCGATCGTGAACATTTCAGCCACTGGACTCCTCCATCTTTTTCAGGTACTtgtgcagcgtcttggcgtgcaCCGATCCTTCGGACACGTCGTCCGGAAGCAAGGGCGAGTGGGCGAAGCAGCGCCACAGCTTCTGCGCCAACTGGACGCGGGCGTTGCGCGGGGGAAAGCATCCGCCGCTGCCCACCGCGGACGCCCGCTCGGACACGGCTGAAGGGAGTTGCTGTGGTCGATGCCGGTACCCGAACGTCTCGTGCAACCTGAAGGCTTCCTCGTTCCGCAGCAGGGCGTCGACGAACTCCGAGTTGTCGAGGGGCTTCCGAAGTCCCTCGTACTCGCGTGGCAGCATTTCGCGAGGCAGGTACTCGTGCAAGCTGGCGTAGTTCCTTCCGTGCAGGTGGAGCTGGCGATGCACGGGAcagatcacgaaaaaaaaaagtgaaagaaaaagaaaccattaTTTAAGGTTAAAAAAAAGCAGTTGGCATTCTGATATGCGGAAGCGCGCGAAAGCAGCTGTGCATAAATCAATATCTCCTAGCGACACCTGCCTGGCCCTTTATCGCTCTCCAAGCTGCTTTGCCGATCGATTACTGTCGAGACGGCCACGCTTATCTACACACTCGTCCAGTTGCATCCCAACATAACTGTGCGTCAAAAGCATGAGTGCTGTCGAACGACGATGAAGAGCACGTGCCTCTGTTGTCACGAATGTTTGAAGGATAGCAAAGCAGGTGCCCTGCCCGAGGTTTTGTTTTGCCGAGCTCGGACTGTGGCCCCTGCGCACTCCACTATGTGCACGTGGCATGGCAACACTGTTATCGTGATATATCTTGTGCTCTTTCTCCACAATagtatttgattgattgattgattgattgattgattgattgattgattgattgattgattgattgattgattacatGTGAATTAGTGCTATCATGGCTTAGCTTGTGACCTACTTCCATGGTAGCGTGTGAATTGATCGATTGAATGAGTGAGTCAACAAAGGTAGAATGCTATACGTTGATTTCTCAACATGAGCATGTCGTCCATGCAAGAAGCTTCGACTGAttgattgaaaaaaagaaacacgtctATGGTCGCTATTCTTTTCGTACGAGCTGCACCAATACAATAAAACGAGGTAAACAAGCAGCAGCGATTCCTATAAATGGAATGCGATGGAGGAAGATACCGGTGTCATTTAAAAATGAGGACCATATAAAAAGAACAGTGGCTATCAGCATGATTTGATCTGTTCCGAGACAGTGCAAGCGTTCAGATTAGCGGAAGTCGCTTGCTTCAGCTTGTTACCCCCTGCGAAGTGGCAGTTTCGCTACCCGAAGCAGAACAATGTCTCCAACTGTTCTCTGCGATTTCAGAGCGAATAATTTGTGAAATCAGGGGCTGTACTTTGCAAGGATTCTTATCTTATGACTCTATTCATTTCACATCATTTGTCGCCTTCTGTGGGTGACCCCAGTGATAACAGTGACTCGATGACGATGGTCAAAgagaataaaaattaaaaaaaaagtttctttacACCCAAAAGTCTGGCGCTAACTGACATTCTTACAGATGTATGTAAACAACAGCTGCGCAGTGATTCTATACTTACTCGCTGGAAGAACTTATTCTTGACAAATGGCTTCAGGAATCTCAATAGAATTGTAAAGAACAAAGGCTGGTTGACGACGTGGATCGCTTTCAGACGCATGGGATAACACTCCTGCAGTAcacaagcaagaaaagaaaacacgtgtCATCATTCCGTATAAACACTCTAATGTTATCGTCAGCCTCCGATCGGGATTCACGCTGAACCGGTTACAAATTTCGCACAACACACCTGCATATCATATTCGTTGCTACTTCGATAAGCATGCACACACGTTAGGAATCGCGCGCGCCGCTATCACTGTCCACAACGTTGCAGCCTATTTTGCGCCCGTAGTACTTTGTTTACGAAAATCTTGAGAGCTATGCATCACGGAATaccccgaaaaagaaagaaaaagaagtacgcAAAGTCGCTGTGCTTAACTGAAAAGTATAAAAGAAGCATGAGGCGCGGAAACGGTAACACGTGCACAGAATTGTTGTGCAGAATTGTCGTGCACCTACCACCTCGCACTTCGCATACCGCctaagaaggaacaaaaaaataaattgtgtTCGAAGCGCCGACTCTGCATCGCTCCTTCCAAGATATTAAAGCAGCATGAATTAATTCAATTATTTCCAACTAAATGTGGTTGCGTAGGATTGCGTGCATGGTATCGCGATGCAGGGAAAACTGGCTTGGCTGCGCGAGTGCCTGAAGATGCACAGAGCGCCCAGGTATTGAGGGCATATAGGTATTGGTAAAGTTATCCTGTTAGAAAACTGGCAGTAACTACACTGCTATTGCGTAAAATTTTGGGAGATCGTTTCCTAGTTTATATTCACAGACTTAGGATGGTTATTTACTACTGCGATAAGCTTGCTGATTGCTGCTGCAGCTTCATTCCTCCAAAGAGCGCCAGGTTTCCTGTTTCGCATGCTAAGCGTTTGTATATCGAAGAACTGTGCGTCCGGGGTTGCCACTCTGGAATTCGGACACTCTAGAATTACGCCATGTAGGCGTTTTGAGCCAGTCGGACAGGCCGTAGCGGCCTCGTTAGCCAATCAGAAATGAGATGGCGAATTCGAAAATGCGGCGATATTAGGCAATGCCGAAAATAGCACTACGTCATAGGCGTACGCGGTCTGGAGTGCATCCGTCGTGTCTGCTTCTCATTTGGAACTCCTTTGGTGAGGTTGAACTTGGGCGAGTCGGTGATTCACATTAAACTTGCAAGAGAGCATCAtggacaggacacaagagcagtTTGGTGTggagctagttggtacatgatGCTAGGGAATAAAACAGCGCAAGAAACGCTGTGTTTCTTGCGCTATGTTTTTCTGGTTGTTGctgctgtgcgtgcgtgtgtgtgtgtgtgtgtgtgtgtgtgtgtgtgtgtgtgtgtgtgtgtgtgtgtgtgtgtgtgtgtgtgtgtgtgtgtgtgtgtgtgtgtgtgtgtgtgtgtgtgtgtgtgtgtgtgtgtgtgtgtgtgtgtgtgtgtgtgtttgtgtgtgcgcgcgctacACAACGCTGTTTTTGTCTTTCCTCCGTGTCCCGTTTCTTGCGCTGTTTTTGTTCCTAGTAGAGGACACAAGGCGCGTCTGCTGCACTTGTTCCTTTACTTGTGTCTTGCGGTCCGTAACGTGCTTTTGCGAGTTCCTTCGTTAGCGCCGCGTACCTGAACGCAGTAGACAATCTTGAAGGCGTGCTCGGGCGACATGGAGCCGACGTGTCTGAGCGAGCCGCCCTCGAGGTCGACCAGCGCCACGATGCCGTTCACCTGCGTCGCCGGCTCCTCGAGCACGTGCTCCCAGGCGAGCGTGCACGGCTTGTACATGGCTTCGAGGGAACAGGCGTCTGGGCTCCACTTGCCTGCGAGAGTGGcagtgtactttcttttttcctacgTGTCTCTTCTCTCCTCCGCATCTAGAAAGGCTCACGTGTATATGTACGCATAATATATGcctttaaataaaaaagaaaccgctatgccttcctctttctttctgtgtcctgtgtCGCGCTGTCAAAATATGCTCTTTGCAGTAATGTATACGTACTAACAAGCCCTAGTGAGCATGGGGAGTGTCGTGTGCAACtaaaaggaaaagagagaaaaagagagagagcgagagagcaaggacagaaaagggcagggaggtcagccagacgagcacccggtttgctaccctacactgggggtgggggaaaggggaatagaaagaggaaacgaaggagcgtgcgtgtgtgggaagaaagaaatacGGAGAGTGTAAGATGGAAGAGCGAGAAAAATGCACTCTCCGACAGGAGATTCGACATCAACGATGACCGCCAATATTGGAAATTTGCGTGCATGACTTCAATCTTTAAACCAGAAAGCACCCCCACCGGGGGTAGGTCCTCTGCACTGTTAGGGCCGACCCTCGCCCCCACCTCCTGCAGGGCTTACTCTCTTCATTACGCCGTGGATCTCACCAGCAACTTGTCACGAACGTAGGAGAAATTTACCATCGGCCTGTTGACAAGGGAATTGACACCCTTTTTCAATGGCAGACAAGTCACTGCGGTGTCAAGAAATTGCCAAGCAGATCTACGCAAGACAGTATCGACTACGTTGCTAGATCGACgtcaagaggggggggggcagcaggAAAGTTTAGCGCGCTTGCACACAAGCTTACAGGGACCCACTGTAATTCAGTGGAATTCACAAACTAATATATCCTTGTTAATTCTCTGAATCCCCAAGTTAATATCCGCCTCCCGCACGTTTTAGAACGGCGCGACGTAACTCTCATATACAGTCAGTGCCTCAGAGTAGTATTCACAAATGCCTACTACTCCCGCAATGGCCAGCTGTACCGCAATGGGAAGTTTGTGAGCGTAAAGAGACAATTATGGAGGACACCTTCTCTGTAGACCTTCTCCTTTCGGTGCTCAAGGAACAGTGTTCTGTACCGCGCTCACTGACTTGACAAGCACCCCTTACATAAAACAGAGTCCGTAGACTccgattaaattatggggttttacgggccaaaaccacgatctgattatgaagcacgccctaGTTTGGGACTGCATAAATTTGGCCCActtggggttcttaacgtgcacctaactttaagtacacgggtgttttcgcatttttcccCCGTTGAAATGAGGTCGTAGTGGgcgggattcgagcccgcgacctcgtgctctgcagcccaacaccatagccactaagcaaccgtggtGAGTAGTCCGTAGACTCTGGTCCTTGCCTAAGTAAACCTGAGCTCCTTTAATAAAAGCACCGGTGTTTTCATTTTTAAGCATCTGGGGTATGTGAATACTGCAACCAATGTCAGGCGCCTTCATGCGGacaatttttttaattgttctcttcttttcttttcatatttcaaCACTTTCTCCACAGCCCCCCCTACCCCCTACCCTCAAATATAGGTACCCAACTGGAGATTTATTCTgtttaatctatctatctatctatctatctatctatctatctatctatctatctatctatctatctatctatctatctatctatctatctatctatctatatatctatctatctatctatctatctatctatctatctatctatctatctatctatctccccTCCATATAATAACAATGCTGAGACTCAATAGTGAGGTTATTTAAATGAGAAATTCGAACCTCTAGTTGAATCGAAGACAGATATAATTATAGGTCAATTTTTTTGGCTCTATCAGACTATTTGCTTTTCGTCCGCGTTCTGATTCGCCAAGCAGCAGTGCTTTCAAGTCGTTTCTCCGGCCTATCTTACCCATTCGCAGGAAGAAGACTTTGCGACATTCCGGATCGTCCGCGTTCTGATTCGCCAAGCAGCAGTGATTTCAAAACGTTTCTCCGGTCTATCTTACCCATTCGCAGGAAGAAGACTTTGCGACCTTCCGGATCGGTGTCCTCGAGAAAACCGAGACATTGTAGGTCGAACACTTCCTTGGCGCTTGAAGGGTACAGATTCTGGTACAGGTCGGGATTTTCGAACCGCATTCTGTAGTAGTTGCAAAGCAACTGGAACGCAGCGGGTGTGTTGAATTTTCTGGCCCTCAGAAAGCGGAGTAGGAACAGTGGATCTGTTCTTGACTTTAGCACCATTGCTTCGCCTGCAGTAGGAGACGAACATATGAGACACGGAATTAAACGCAGTAAGAAAGGAGGGGAAATGAAGACAAGTAAATGGAAGTAATTTTTTATACCACATCCCAGTTACGATAGACAGGCTGGCGTGCTGCTTGTCATAATACAAGATGGTCACTCTATTGAAAATTCTATGTCCCATAACCGCCACACTTAAGAATCAAAGGTGGTCTACAGGATTTTCTATTAAGCCTCGCATACCAAAATATGGCATCATTGAATGCGATGGTAACGACAAATATGCTTCCTGGTAACAAAGATTTTATTTAGACAGGGCTTCAAACAAATTTGTGAGGAACCCCATAGCCCTGCGCCAATTATTCGCACTGAACACAACTGTTGCTCCATTATATCATGAAATCTTGTATCTCactcaaataaagaaaaacagcaagcaagaaagaaggaaCTTCCTGGGTCTATGGCCTCACAACTCAACCTGCAATTACAaactttcattcattctttttattgttattgaCATGATGTAATAGGAGAGGATGGCGTCATTAGGTGGCACGGGCTACTGCTCGTGGCTTGGCAAATAAGATTAAGTGATGAAATCTGGCGAAAAACACCGAATAAATTCACAGCATAAACACCAAGTTCTGCACATGAGTCCAAGAAGCCACAGAAAATGAGTATGCACTCCAGTTGCCCAACGAAATACAAGTATTCCTAATTGTCCGAGAACCCCTACGAATGCACAATTTTGCATACTACTGCGCAAAACGTAAGTACCCCTGCATAACATAA
Protein-coding sequences here:
- the LOC142579375 gene encoding alpha-tocopherol transfer protein-like; its protein translation is MLADTEELLPAHLEERARTELNETSQRRAEALEELRALVDGEAMVLKSRTDPLFLLRFLRARKFNTPAAFQLLCNYYRMRFENPDLYQNLYPSSAKEVFDLQCLGFLEDTDPEGRKVFFLRMGKWSPDACSLEAMYKPCTLAWEHVLEEPATQVNGIVALVDLEGGSLRHVGSMSPEHAFKIVYCVQECYPMRLKAIHVVNQPLFFTILLRFLKPFVKNKFFQRLHLHGRNYASLHEYLPREMLPREYEGLRKPLDNSEFVDALLRNEEAFRLHETFGYRHRPQQLPSAVSERASAVGSGGCFPPRNARVQLAQKLWRCFAHSPLLPDDVSEGSVHAKTLHKYLKKMEESSG